The following are from one region of the Oncorhynchus masou masou isolate Uvic2021 chromosome 24, UVic_Omas_1.1, whole genome shotgun sequence genome:
- the LOC135511995 gene encoding 28 kDa heat- and acid-stable phosphoprotein-like isoform X2, with amino-acid sequence MPRGGKKGHKGRGKQFSNPEEIDRQMKAQRELEANGGVEKEEEKSSGSDDSSSEEEDINKKKSGVEGLIEIENPNRISQKSKKVTELDVNAPKELSRREREEIEKQKAKERYMKLHLEGKTDQARADLARLAIIKKQREDAQKKRDGLKKEAEDSKSKR; translated from the exons ATGCCAAGAGGCG GTAAAAAAGGTCACAAGGGTCGGGGAAAGCAGTTCAGCAACCCAGAAGAGATCGACAGACAGATGAAAGCACAGAGGGAGCTG gaggCGAATGGCggggtagagaaggaggaggagaagtcaTCAGGATCTGACGACAGCAGCAGTGAAGAGGAGGACATT AACAAGAAGAAGAGTGGAGTGGAGGGATTGATCGAGATTGAGAATCCCAACCGCATATCGCAGAAAAGTAAGAAGGTGACCGAACTAGATGTCAACGCACCCAAAGAGCTGTCacgcagagagag GGAGGAGATTGAGAAGCAGAAGGCAAAGGAGCGCTACATGAAGCTGCACCTGGAGGGGAAGACGGACCAGGCACGGGCTGACCTCGCCAGGCTGGCCATCATcaagaagcagagagaggacgCGCAAAAGAAGAGGGACGGCCTCAAAAAAG AAGCTGAAGACTCCAAGTCCAAGCGTTAG
- the LOC135511995 gene encoding 28 kDa heat- and acid-stable phosphoprotein-like isoform X1: MPRGGKKGHKGRGKQFSNPEEIDRQMKAQRELEANGGVEKEEEKSSGSDDSSSEEEDINKKKSGVEGLIEIENPNRISQKSKKVTELDVNAPKELSRREREEIEKQKAKERYMKLHLEGKTDQARADLARLAIIKKQREDAQKKRDGLKKEKEAEDSKSKR; the protein is encoded by the exons ATGCCAAGAGGCG GTAAAAAAGGTCACAAGGGTCGGGGAAAGCAGTTCAGCAACCCAGAAGAGATCGACAGACAGATGAAAGCACAGAGGGAGCTG gaggCGAATGGCggggtagagaaggaggaggagaagtcaTCAGGATCTGACGACAGCAGCAGTGAAGAGGAGGACATT AACAAGAAGAAGAGTGGAGTGGAGGGATTGATCGAGATTGAGAATCCCAACCGCATATCGCAGAAAAGTAAGAAGGTGACCGAACTAGATGTCAACGCACCCAAAGAGCTGTCacgcagagagag GGAGGAGATTGAGAAGCAGAAGGCAAAGGAGCGCTACATGAAGCTGCACCTGGAGGGGAAGACGGACCAGGCACGGGCTGACCTCGCCAGGCTGGCCATCATcaagaagcagagagaggacgCGCAAAAGAAGAGGGACGGCCTCAAAAAAG AAAAAGAAGCTGAAGACTCCAAGTCCAAGCGTTAG